From one Flavobacterium kingsejongi genomic stretch:
- a CDS encoding T9SS type A sorting domain-containing protein — protein sequence MQKITTLFLLGLGLYGYSQDILWEKSYGGQHAEYLFDAQPTADYGFILAGSSLSKKTGKKTEDNNGDLDFWLWKMDEKGQDEWQKNIGGSGADLLQSIRTTQDGGFILAGTSESNKGFAKLHDGKGKEDYWIIKLNAKGDEQWQQTFGGSGQDRVTAVIQTRDGGYFIGGSSSSSPDKKNLQDPTGKSEASRGNLDYWVIKLDSKGKMEWQKTMGGQYADILESLQQTTDGGYILGGYSNSPSGVLEDGRRSDKTEEVLGYGDFWIVKLDAKGEEEWQQTLGGEGDDHLYSIIQTQDGNYIAAGNSNSNRLPKGGSTRDTDFWLIKLDEYGQPLWSRTYDFGKTDILTSLTENKDRTLMVGGYSKSSNVPGSKKKDKEGINDYIALKLSATGDELWSKTVGSNGEDLLKKLVETRDGGYILAGTSTPNPASVTAYNKGNSRDRNTAIGKNDFWVVKLLDKDKPKDNRLNIQAVPNPAQQFTNVIVGYEYNTGNPFVYDLGGRLLQSFAIENRTVPVDLSTYPEGIYIVQIKTDVQEDSVKVVKGIEKH from the coding sequence ATGCAAAAAATTACCACCTTATTCCTATTGGGATTGGGCCTCTATGGCTATTCCCAGGACATCCTTTGGGAGAAATCCTATGGCGGCCAGCACGCCGAATACCTGTTTGATGCCCAGCCTACTGCCGACTATGGTTTTATACTGGCAGGCAGTTCCTTATCTAAAAAAACAGGTAAGAAAACCGAAGACAATAATGGTGATTTGGACTTCTGGCTTTGGAAGATGGACGAGAAAGGGCAGGACGAATGGCAGAAAAACATCGGTGGTTCGGGAGCCGACTTATTGCAAAGTATTCGCACCACGCAGGATGGTGGTTTTATCCTGGCCGGAACCTCCGAATCCAACAAGGGTTTTGCGAAGCTCCATGACGGAAAAGGCAAGGAAGATTACTGGATCATAAAACTCAATGCCAAAGGTGATGAGCAGTGGCAACAAACCTTTGGGGGCAGTGGCCAGGATCGCGTGACGGCAGTGATCCAAACCCGTGATGGCGGTTATTTTATCGGTGGCTCCAGTAGCAGCAGCCCGGACAAAAAGAACCTGCAGGATCCTACCGGGAAATCGGAAGCGAGCCGTGGGAATTTGGACTATTGGGTGATCAAGCTCGATAGCAAAGGTAAAATGGAATGGCAGAAAACAATGGGCGGCCAATATGCCGATATCTTAGAAAGCCTGCAACAAACCACCGATGGGGGGTATATTTTAGGCGGGTATTCCAACAGCCCATCGGGCGTTTTGGAAGACGGCCGTCGCAGTGATAAAACCGAAGAAGTCTTGGGCTATGGTGATTTCTGGATTGTAAAATTAGATGCCAAAGGTGAAGAAGAATGGCAACAGACTTTAGGTGGTGAAGGCGATGATCATTTGTACAGCATCATCCAAACCCAGGATGGCAATTATATCGCAGCGGGGAATTCCAACAGCAACCGCTTACCCAAAGGCGGCAGTACCCGCGACACGGATTTCTGGCTGATCAAACTTGATGAATACGGCCAACCGCTATGGAGCCGTACCTACGACTTTGGCAAAACGGATATCCTGACTTCCTTGACTGAAAATAAAGATCGTACGCTAATGGTGGGCGGGTATTCCAAAAGCAGCAATGTACCGGGCAGCAAAAAGAAAGACAAAGAAGGGATTAACGATTATATCGCCCTCAAACTCTCCGCTACCGGAGACGAGTTGTGGAGTAAAACGGTGGGTAGTAATGGGGAAGACCTGTTGAAGAAATTGGTCGAAACCCGTGATGGTGGCTATATCTTAGCCGGCACTTCCACCCCCAATCCAGCCTCAGTAACCGCCTACAACAAAGGCAACTCCCGGGACCGGAATACAGCTATTGGGAAAAATGACTTTTGGGTGGTAAAACTCTTAGACAAAGACAAGCCTAAAGACAACCGCCTCAACATACAGGCGGTACCGAATCCGGCGCAGCAGTTTACCAACGTGATTGTTGGCTATGAATACAACACCGGAAATCCTTTTGTCTATGACTTAGGCGGTAGGTTACTGCAAAGCTTCGCCATTGAAAACCGCACGGTTCCGGTAGACTTAAGCACGTATCCCGAAGGCATCTATATCGTACAGATCAAAACCGATGTACAGGAAGATTCGGTGAAGGTGGTGAAAGGAATTGAAAAACATTAA